Proteins from a single region of Nomascus leucogenys isolate Asia chromosome 2, Asia_NLE_v1, whole genome shotgun sequence:
- the DUSP1 gene encoding dual specificity protein phosphatase 1: protein MVMEVGTLDAGGLRALLGERAAQCLLLDCRSFFAFNAGHIAGSVNVRFSTIVRRRAKGAMGLEHIVPNAELRGRLLAGAYHAVVLLDERSAALDGAKRDGTLALAAGALCREARAAQVFFLKGGYEAFSASCPELCSKQSTPMGLSLPLSTSVPDSAESGCSSCSTPLYDQGGPVEILPFLYLGSAYHASRKDMLDALGITALINVSANCPNHFEGHYQYKSIPVEDNHKADISSWFNEAIDFIDSIKNAGGRVFVHCQAGISRSATICLAYLMRTNRVKLDEAFEFVKQRRSIISPNFSFMGQLLQFESQVLAPHCSAEAGSPAMAVLDRGTSTTTVFNFPVSIPVHSTNSALSYLQSPITTSPSC, encoded by the exons ATGGTCATGGAAGTGGGCACCCTGGACGCTGGAGGCCTGCGGGCGCTGCTGGGGGAGCGAGCGGCGCAATGCCTGCTGCTGGACTGCCGCTCCTTCTTCGCTTTCAACGCCGGCCACATCGCCGGCTCTGTCAACGTGCGCTTCAGCACCATCGTGCGGCGCCGGGCCAAGGGCGCCATGGGCTTGGAGCACATCGTGCCCAACGCCGAGCTGCGCGGCCGCCTGCTGGCCGGCGCCTACCACGCAGTGGTGTTGCTGGACGAGCGCAGCGCCGCCCTGGACGGCGCCAAGCGCGACGGCACCCTGGCGCTGGCGGCCGGCGCGCTCTGCCGCGAGGCCCGCGCCGCGCAAGTCTTCTTCCTCAAAG GAGGATACGAAGCGTTTTCGGCTTCCTGCCCGGAGCTGTGCAGCAAACAGTCGACCCCCATGGGGCTCAGCCTTCCCCTGAGTACTAGCGTCCCTGACAGCGCGGAATCTGGGTGCAGTTCCTGCAGTACCCCACTCTACGATCAG GGTGGCCCGGTGGAAATCCTGCCCTTTCTCTACCTGGGCAGTGCCTATCACGCTTCCCGCAAGGACATGCTGGATGCCTTGGGCATCACTGCCTTGATCAACGTCTCAGCCAATTGTCCCAACCATTTTGAGGGTCACTACCAGTACAAGAGCATCCCTGTGGAGGACAACCACAAGGCAGACATCAGCTCCTGGTTCAACGAGGCCATTGACTTCATAG ACTCCATCAAGAATGCTGGAGGAAGGGTGTTTGTCCACTGCCAGGCAGGCATTTCCCGGTCAGCCACCATCTGCCTTGCCTACCTCATGAGGACTAACCGAGTCAAGCTGGACGAGGCCTTTGAGTTTGTGAAGCAGAGGCGAAGCATCATCTCTCCCAACTTCAGCTTCATGGGCCAGCTGCTGCAGTTTGAGTCCCAGGTTCTGGCCCCACACTGCTCGGCAGAGGCTGGGAGCCCCGCCATGGCTGTGCTGGACCGAGGCACCTCCACCACCACCGTGTTCAACTTCCCCGTCTCCATCCCTGTCCACTCCACGAACAGTGCGCTGAGCTACCTTCAGAGCCCCATCACGACCTCTCCCAGCTGCTGA